From the genome of Nicotiana sylvestris chromosome 2, ASM39365v2, whole genome shotgun sequence, one region includes:
- the LOC104230340 gene encoding trans-cinnamate:CoA ligase, peroxisomal-like: MDRLPKNGANFVPLTPLTFLTRASNSYTTRTSVIYANVRFTWRQTYERCCRLASSLRSLNIVKNDVVSVLAPNVPAMLEMHFAVPMAGAVLNTINTRLDPRNVALILKHSEAKVFFVDYEYVDKAKKALEILMSDLEMPMPLIVVIDDLDSPTGIRLGELEYELLVYQGNPEYVPENIDDEWDPITLSYTSGTTSEPKGVVYSHRGAFLSTLSLILGWEMGTESVYLWSLPMFHCNGWTFTWGIAARGGTNVCIRNTTAQEIYSNITLHKVTHMCAAPIVLNIILEAKPHERCQITAPVQILVGGAPPPAPLLEKIERLGFHVVHAYGLTEATGPALVCEWQSKWNKLPWEEQAKLKARQGLGILTLADVDVKNFKTMQSVPRDGKTTGEICLRGSSIMKGYLKNEKANSEVFKNGWFFTGDMGVIHSDGYLEIKDRCKDVIISGGENISSVEVESAILKHPSVIEASVVAMPHPRWGESPCAFVILRETSKFKEAEIIAHCRKNLPGFMVPKKVKFVEELPKTGTGKVQKNILRAVAKTFVITENANQTTKKSSQINREKPRAYDQSHEQILALSRL, translated from the exons ATGGACAGGTTACCTAAAAATGGAGCTAATTTTGTGCCTCTTACTCCTCTAACCTTCTTAACCAGAGCCTCCAACTCTTACACCACACGCACCTCTGTTATTTATGCCAATGTCCGCTTCACTTGGCGTCAAACCTACGAGCGTTGTTGTCGTCTCGCTTCTTCGCTCAGGTCCTTAAACATTGTCAAGAATGACGTG GTCTCGGTCCTGGCACCAAATGTACCGGCCATGTTAGAAATGCATTTTGCTGTGCCAATGGCAGGGGCTGTGCTGAACACCATCAACACTAGGCTAGACCCTAGAAACGTTGCCCTCATTCTCAAGCACTCAGAAGCTAAGGTCTTTTTTGTTGACTATGAATACGTCGACAAAGCTAAAAAGGCCCTTGAAATTCTAATGTCCGACTTGGAAATGCCAATGCCTCTCATTGTTGTAATTGATGACCTCGACTCCCCCACTGGAATCCGGTTAGGGGAGCTCGAATACGAGCTATTGGTGTACCAAGGCAACCCTGAATATGTCCCTGAAAATATTGATGATGAATGGGATCCGATCACTTTGAGCTATACATCAGGTACAACTTCAGAGCCAAAGGGAGTTGTGTACAGCCACAGAGGTGCATTCTTGAGCACTTTGAGTTTAATTTTGGGATGGGAAATGGGTACGGAGTCCGTGTACTTATGGTCCCTCCCAATGTTTCACTGCAATGGGTGGACTTTCACATGGGGAATTGCTGCAAGAGGAGGGACCAATGTCTGCATCCGTAATACTACCGCACAAGAAATTTACTCCAACATAACGCTGCACAAAGTTACGCATATGTGTGCAGCACCTATTGTTCTCAACATAATCCTCGAGGCCAAGCCACATGAGCGGTGCCAAATAACAGCCCCAGTCCAAATACTGGTGGGAGGTGCACCCCCACCAGCTCCACTTCTCGAGAAAATCGAGAGACTAGGGTTCCACGTGGTCCACGCCTATGGCCTCACTGAGGCCACAGGACCAGCGCTCGTGTGCGAGTGGCAATCCAAGTGGAATAAATTACCATGGGAAGAACAAGCCAAGTTGAAGGCAAGACAAGGCCTCGGCATACTGACACTTGCTGATGTTGATGTGAAGAACTTCAAGACTATGCAAAGTGTGCCTCGTGATGGAAAAACAACAGGGGAAATATGCCTGAGGGGAAGCAGCATAATGAAAGGGTACTTAAAGAATGAAAAGGCAAATTCAGAAGTTTTCAAGAATGGTTGGTTTTTCACAGGAGATATGGGAGTGATTCACTCTGATGGTTACTTGGAAATCAAAGACAGATGCAAAGATGTAATCATTTCGGGTGGAGAGAACATCAGCAGCGTCGAAGTAGAAAGTGCAATACTGAAACATCCAAGTGTAATAGAGGCATCTGTTGTGGCAATGCCACATCCTAGATGGGGTGAAAGTCCATGTGCCTTTGTTATATTGAGGGAAACCTCCAAATTTAAAGAAGCAGAGATCATAGCACATTGTCGGAAGAACTTGCCTGGATTCATGGTTCCAAAGAAGGTTAAATTTGTGGAAGAGTTGCCCAAAACTGGAACAGGGAAAGTGCAGAAAAACATATTGAGAGCAGTGGCAAAGACATTTGTGATAACGGAAAATGCAAATCAAACAACCAAAAAGTCAAGCCAAATCAACAGGGAAAAGCCTCGAGCTTACGATCAGAGTCATGAGCAGATTCTTGCTTTGTCTCGTCTTTAG